Proteins encoded by one window of Primulina huaijiensis isolate GDHJ02 chromosome 1, ASM1229523v2, whole genome shotgun sequence:
- the LOC140987292 gene encoding uncharacterized protein, giving the protein MNHSSHRLPHTGFISLRTSITWLVLAMLLIYSIYSTKLVLNKDGSPPCSLSSPVVYGKESLEKIVENHPPPSENCSSKKDSSDVVSPPSCERDEIQLRDVVFCIAASANLWEKRKEYIKLWWRPGETRGVVWLDEKVRINRKEGLPDIRISGDTSKYQYTNRQGKRSALRISRVVSETLRLGMKDVKWFVMGDDDTVFMVENVLRVISKYDHNQYYYIGSSSESHIQNIFFSYAMAYGGGGFAISYPLAKEIEKMQDRCIQRYPGLYGSDDRIQACMAELGVPLTKEAGFHQYDVYGNLLGLLGAHPVTPLVSLHHLDVVDPIFPGLTRVEGIKRLFESVKQDSASIIQQSICYNKRRNWSISVSWGYVVQIIRGVISPRELETPTRTFLNWYKRADYTAYAFNTRPVARQPCQKPFLFYLSSVKYDENRKQIIGVYSRYKETQPYCRWRHDSPEKLESVVILKRPDSGRWKRSPRRDCCRVLPSRKNSVLYLWVDNCRQGEIIEL; this is encoded by the exons ATGAACCATTCCTCGCATCGCCTCCCGCACACTGGCTTCATCAGCCTTCGCACATCTATAACCTGGTTAGTCTTGGCCATGCTTCTAATTTATTCCATTTACTCCACAAAGCTCGTTTTGAATAAAGACGGAAGTCCCCCTTGTTCTTTATCATCTCCCGTTGTGTATGGTAAGGAAAGCCTGGAAAAGATTGTGGAAAATCACCCCCCACCTTCCGAAAATTGCTCTTCTAAAAAAGATTCAAGTGATGTTGTTTCGCCCCCGTCATGTGAAAGAGATGAAATCCAGCTTAGAGATGTTGTTTTCTGCATTGCTGCTTCTGCGAATCTCTGGGAAAAGAGGAAAGAGTACATAAAGTTATGGTGGAGGCCCGGGGAGACTAGAGGGGTCGTTTGGTTAGATGAGAAGGTGAGGATTAATCGAAAGGAAGGGTTGCCAGATATTCGAATCTCGGGCGATACTTCAAAATATCAGTACACGAACAGACAGGGAAAGCGATCGGCCTTGAGGATCTCGAGGGTGGTTTCGGAGACTTTAAGGTTGGGGATGAAAGATGTGAAGTGGTTTGTCATGGGAGATGATGACACAGTTTTCATGGTAGAAAATGTATTGAGAGTGATTTCGAAATATGATCATAATCAGTATTACTATATTGGTAGTTCATCAGAAAGCCATATTCAGAATATATTTTTCTCATATGCTATGGCTTATGGTGGAGGGGGATTCGCCATTAGCTATCCTTTGGCTAAAGAGATCGAAAAAATGCAAGATCGGTGTATTCAACGGTACCCTGGGTTGTATGGGAGTGATGATAGGATTCAAGCTTGTATGGCAGAATTGGGGGTGCCTCTAACCAAAGAAGCGGGTTTTCATCAA TATGATGTGTATGGGAACCTATTAGGCCTTCTTGGAGCACACCCTGTAACTCCACTGGTATCACTTCACCATCTTGATGTGGTGGATCCTATATTCCCCGGTCTGACTAGAGTTGAGGGCATTAAACGTCTATTCGAATCGGTGAAGCAGGATTCGGCCAGCATAATCCAACAATCCATCTGTTATAACAAGAGAAGGAACTGGTCCATCTCTGTTTCATGGGGCTATGTAGTTCAAATCATCAGGGGTGTCATCTCTCCTAGAGAGCTAGAAACACCCACGAGGACGTTTCTGAACTGGTATAAACGGGCCGACTATACTGCATATGCATTCAACACTAGGCCTGTGGCTAGGCAGCCTTGCCAAAAGCCTTTCTTATTCTACTTGAGCTCCGTTAAATATGACGAGAATAGGAAACAAATCATCGGGGTTTATTCCCGGTATAAAGAAACGCAACCTTATTGCCGATGGAGACATGATTCGCCTGAAAAACTCGAGTCTGTAGTCATCTTGAAAAGGCCAGATAGCGGCAGATGGAAGAGG TCGCCTAGGAGGGATTGTTGTAGAGTTTTGCCTTCAAGAAAGAACTCGGTTTTGTACCTATGGGTGGATAACTGCAGACAAGGCGAGATTATCGAATTATAG
- the LOC140987285 gene encoding probable serine/threonine-protein kinase PBL7: protein MGCFPCSGESSVNRKMERKNKNNINNDRRRKADYSQQPQDTRKTSPHDKIVKEDSKDVNHSDIKHTVKEMPDASNSSCDGETKDVKARKFAFSDLVAATQNFKDEYFLGEGGFGKVYKGHLQDTDEIVAIKQLDRNGCQGIREFVVEVLTLGTADHPNLVKLTGYCAEGDQRLLVYEYMSRGSLEDHLHDLRPHVKWLDWNTRMKIAAGAAKGLEYLHDKMKPPIIYRDLKCSNILLGDGYHPKLSDFGLAKVGPSGDQTHVSTRVMGTYGYCAPDYAMTGQLTFKSDIYSFGVCLLEIITGRMAIDNRKCASEQNLISWAKPLFKDRKKFHQMADPALEGRYPVRGLYQALAIAAMCVQEQPNMRPLIADIVIALNYLASQIYDPNIHPIQTPGKSPASRRVKREEEHRHAAY from the exons ATACGCGCAAAACGAGTCCACATGATAAAATTGTGAAAGAGGATTCAAAGGATGTAAATCATTCTGACATAAAACATACGGTCAAGGAGATGCCTGATGCCAGTAATAGTTCTTGTGACGGAGAGACGAAAGACGTCAAAGCAAGGAAATTTGCATTTTCTGATCTAGTAGCTGCTACGCAGAATTTCAAAGATGAATATTTCCTTGGTGAGGGGGGATTCGGAAAAGTTTATAAAGGTCATTTGCAGGACACTGATGAG ATTGTAGCGATCAAGCAACTTGATCGAAATGGATGCCAAGGGATTCGGGAATTTGTGGTAGAAGTTCTAACATTAGGTACAGCTGACCACCCAAATCTCGTCAAGTTAACTGGTTACTGTGCTGAAGGAGATCAGAGGCTATTAGTGTACGAGTACATGTCGCGTGGTTCTTTGGAGGACCATTTACATG ACCTTCGCCCTCATGTAAAATGGCTAGATTGGAACACTAGAATGAAGATAGCAGCTGGTGCGGCAAAAGGCTTAGAGTATTTGCACGACAAGATGAAACCGCCCATCATATATCGTGATTTGAAGTGTTCCAACATTTTGCTCGGGGATGGATATCATCCCAAACTATCGGATTTTGGATTGGCAAAAGTCGGCCCTTCTGGAGATCAGACACATGTTTCGACCAGAGTGATGGGCACGTATGGATACTGTGCACCTGATTATGCAATGACTGGCCAACTTACATTCAAGTCCGatatttatagttttggtgtttGTCTTCTAGAAATCATTACGGGCAGAATGGCCATCGACAACAGAAAATGTGCTTCAGAGCAAAATCTGATCTCATGG GCCAAACCATTATTCAAGGACCGCAAAAAATTCCATCAAATGGCTGATCCAGCACTGGAAGGTCGATATCCCGTGAGAGGCTTATATCAGGCTCTTGCAATCGCCGCGATGTGCGTCCAAGAACAGCCTAATATGCGTCCTCTCATCGCCGATATTGTTATAGCATTGAACTACCTTGCTTCCCAGATATATGATCCCAACATCCATCCTATCCAAACTCCCGGAAAGAGCCCTGCTTCGCGCAGAGTCAAGAGAGAAGAGGAACACAGACACGCCGCTTACTGA